In one window of Fictibacillus phosphorivorans DNA:
- a CDS encoding SGNH/GDSL hydrolase family protein translates to MKIIFIGDSITASNKNTDPDRLGDGYVRMIKEVLSKEVTVVNKGVNGHRVTDLPFRWQRDVIDLEPDLLSVSIGINDVWRQLDSPQLEQVDVSQFEEVYRGLLSQLSPKTKLVLMEPTIIKENTQSQGNQLLIPYVEAVRNLAKEFDAVLVPTHEVFINHLNKKPDVSLTTDGVHMRRKGNELMAKTWLEAAESLITQ, encoded by the coding sequence ATGAAGATTATTTTTATAGGTGACAGCATTACAGCTTCAAATAAAAACACAGACCCAGATCGACTTGGTGACGGGTATGTTCGCATGATTAAAGAAGTCTTGTCAAAGGAAGTAACGGTGGTCAATAAAGGTGTGAACGGACATCGTGTAACAGACCTCCCTTTTCGGTGGCAGCGAGATGTAATTGATCTTGAGCCTGATCTGCTATCCGTATCGATCGGAATCAACGATGTGTGGAGACAGCTTGACAGTCCTCAATTGGAGCAGGTGGATGTTTCTCAATTTGAGGAGGTTTACCGCGGCCTGTTATCTCAACTTTCACCAAAAACGAAACTTGTTTTAATGGAACCGACGATCATAAAAGAAAACACACAATCCCAAGGGAACCAGCTGTTGATTCCGTATGTGGAAGCCGTTCGGAATTTAGCAAAAGAATTCGATGCCGTGCTCGTACCAACACATGAAGTTTTTATCAATCATCTAAACAAAAAGCCAGATGTGTCCTTAACAACAGACGGTGTACATATGAGACGAAAAGGGAACGAACTTATGGCAAAAACTTGGCTGGAAGCTGCAGAGTCACTCATCACTCAATAA
- a CDS encoding DNA-directed RNA polymerase subunit beta, which yields MTNKMQELNKNEKPKTQRYQEKETSSKEEKKQWYQRRTKRSFPIWLRLLLLVCGIIVCFAVGTMVGYGVIGDGKPMNVFEKETWTHIIDLVEKDA from the coding sequence ATGACGAATAAGATGCAAGAGTTGAATAAAAACGAAAAACCGAAAACACAGCGTTACCAAGAGAAAGAAACGTCTTCTAAAGAAGAGAAGAAACAGTGGTACCAACGCCGAACGAAACGAAGCTTTCCGATCTGGCTGCGTCTTCTGCTTCTTGTCTGTGGAATCATCGTCTGTTTTGCTGTTGGTACGATGGTTGGCTATGGCGTAATTGGTGACGGTAAGCCGATGAACGTGTTTGAAAAAGAAACATGGACACACATCATCGACCTTGTAGAAAAAGATGCGTAA
- a CDS encoding class I SAM-dependent methyltransferase, with translation MLETAVQQPKTLGQTEMRPSYRIDLREYRDRKEYEKFVKVNTVNDWSTVTWKDIGKPYEVTSFSKEKTEWEQTHGEMLPVHTSWTMFNQSFHEWFSKDVPAEIGDKKSAFLKSLTSFKPREVKTALGDYVRIHLWNYVHRIQDGIWDPRGKRALFDGLDVKKPRILFLGAAEGYEAMQLSAMYPDGEVVMVDYDPFCRDTRFAEFPESYPFLGKNSRTGGDKVFYKDDFNISYVVDDIRNLPYGKEFDIVLSVGLLEHFPDSMKAEVVEWHRKFLKSSGYIVMTTPRAQMRSKLYYEIMADVMNHTYRELMTLEQMGLYLHENGLEIMRHGYIKVHNGIVARAK, from the coding sequence ATGCTAGAAACAGCGGTTCAGCAACCAAAAACGTTAGGTCAAACGGAAATGAGGCCGTCATACCGAATAGATTTGCGCGAGTATCGAGACAGGAAAGAATATGAAAAGTTTGTAAAAGTGAATACGGTGAACGATTGGTCCACTGTGACGTGGAAAGACATTGGCAAACCGTATGAAGTGACTTCTTTTTCAAAAGAAAAAACAGAGTGGGAACAGACGCATGGTGAGATGCTTCCCGTTCATACGTCTTGGACGATGTTCAACCAGTCCTTTCACGAATGGTTCTCTAAGGATGTACCCGCTGAGATTGGGGATAAAAAGAGCGCTTTTCTTAAAAGTTTAACAAGCTTTAAGCCTCGTGAAGTAAAAACGGCACTCGGTGATTACGTGCGGATTCACCTGTGGAATTATGTGCACCGCATTCAGGACGGCATCTGGGACCCGCGTGGAAAACGAGCTTTGTTTGATGGACTGGACGTTAAGAAGCCACGCATTCTATTTTTGGGTGCTGCTGAAGGGTATGAAGCGATGCAACTATCTGCGATGTATCCTGACGGTGAAGTGGTAATGGTCGATTATGACCCGTTCTGCCGGGATACACGGTTTGCAGAGTTTCCTGAATCATATCCATTTTTGGGGAAAAATTCACGAACGGGCGGAGACAAGGTTTTTTATAAAGACGACTTTAACATCTCATATGTCGTGGATGATATACGCAATCTCCCATATGGCAAAGAGTTCGATATCGTGCTCAGCGTCGGGTTGTTAGAGCATTTTCCTGACTCTATGAAAGCTGAAGTTGTTGAATGGCATCGAAAATTCTTGAAATCGAGCGGCTATATCGTGATGACGACACCTCGTGCGCAAATGCGTTCCAAGCTGTATTACGAGATCATGGCGGATGTGATGAACCATACGTACCGCGAGCTAATGACGTTAGAACAGATGGGACTCTATCTGCATGAAAATGGTCTGGAGATCATGCGCCATGGGTACATCAAGGTGCATAACGGAATCGTGGCGAGGGCGAAATAG
- a CDS encoding cysteine dioxygenase encodes MDFTQKIERVFRTVSNIHVANVEDIMLQLSPTFQDVEKYLVKPQDLEYGRNVLFKNEGIEILLIFLPHFSKTLVHDHGFSSGWIYVVEGSVLNLLYAKGKDDVKYERNEYYQKGELFSVKGDTTHAMYNPSLSATVTLHIYSPPLGTGQVYKPHE; translated from the coding sequence TTGGATTTTACACAAAAAATTGAGCGTGTATTTCGCACGGTTTCGAATATTCATGTAGCAAATGTAGAAGATATCATGCTACAGCTCTCTCCTACTTTTCAGGATGTAGAAAAATATTTAGTAAAGCCACAAGATTTGGAATACGGAAGGAATGTACTTTTTAAGAATGAAGGTATTGAAATACTATTAATCTTCTTACCTCACTTTTCAAAAACACTCGTTCATGATCACGGCTTTTCTTCTGGTTGGATTTATGTGGTGGAAGGTTCTGTGTTGAATCTTCTGTATGCGAAGGGAAAAGATGATGTGAAGTATGAGAGAAATGAATATTACCAAAAAGGTGAACTTTTTTCTGTGAAGGGTGATACGACGCACGCCATGTACAACCCTTCGCTCTCCGCCACAGTGACGCTTCACATCTATTCTCCTCCACTTGGGACGGGGCAGGTGTATAAGCCTCATGAATAA
- a CDS encoding HAD family hydrolase: protein MKNYEYILFDLDGTLSDPKIGITKSVQYALNRMGISEENLDDLESFIGPPLQQSFYECYSFDETQVGTAITYYRESFKDVGMFENTLYKHIPTLLQELKDNGHTLVVATSKPTVFAEEILKYFNVHHHFDLIVGSNLDGTRTSKTEIIQHILYHYNDQPKESFIMIGDRKHDIIGAHNTGIDSIGVTYGYGSMEELTAIKPTKIINSVSEIREFLLKDITIQNQS, encoded by the coding sequence ATGAAGAATTATGAATATATATTGTTTGACTTAGACGGCACGCTTTCCGATCCTAAAATCGGCATCACAAAATCTGTTCAATATGCCCTTAATAGAATGGGAATCTCAGAAGAAAATCTGGATGACTTAGAATCTTTCATCGGACCGCCGCTTCAGCAATCATTCTACGAATGCTATTCCTTTGATGAGACACAGGTTGGAACAGCCATCACGTACTATCGTGAAAGTTTCAAAGATGTAGGCATGTTCGAAAACACACTTTACAAACATATCCCCACACTTCTTCAAGAACTAAAAGACAATGGCCATACATTAGTTGTCGCAACTTCAAAACCTACCGTATTTGCAGAAGAAATTTTAAAATATTTCAACGTCCACCACCATTTTGACCTGATCGTTGGCAGCAATCTCGACGGAACACGCACGAGCAAAACAGAGATCATCCAGCACATTCTTTACCATTACAACGATCAACCAAAGGAATCGTTCATCATGATCGGTGACAGAAAGCATGATATTATTGGGGCGCATAACACAGGTATCGATTCAATAGGAGTTACCTATGGGTATGGTTCAATGGAAGAACTTACAGCTATTAAACCTACAAAAATTATTAACTCTGTTTCAGAAATTAGGGAATTCTTGTTGAAAGACATAACTATTCAAAATCAGAGCTGA
- a CDS encoding 4-hydroxyphenylacetate 3-hydroxylase family protein, which yields MNNYGDHYINSLKDERSVWLNGKVTDVTTDPHFTGTLSTISSLFNMMDSAEHQDKISVVQHVRNQQQRVHTSFLVPHSQDDLLKRRIAFEAWSRATSGVMSRLSDYARSRLTGWYGNRLTYDTFDKHFAEKIKTYYEKARDENRFLTVVQRDPQINRGVSGEVLAEDLGLLRITRKTSEGVYVSGGKMIATAAPYSNDLIVFPVAKWGENEKALASALIVPANSKGLHMICRAGFNSENVARADYPLSSAFDEMDAVLIFDDVLIPWERVLLYENPNAVWQFKNDPVANALAYHQAIVRLQVKLEFTAAIGYAIAESIGANQYLHVQEKLGELLMQSETIKGLVIASESAGKFNDQGIFLPHFSFIETARNLGTSYYPRAIELLQLIGAGGFIQTPSVIADFDGPIGHLLEKYYRGKNIDAVEKTKLFKLAWDLIGSSLGSRHELYERFYAGDPIRNKAAQYAGYDKADLRKILNLYL from the coding sequence ATGAATAATTACGGTGATCACTATATTAATAGCTTAAAAGACGAGCGTTCTGTATGGCTGAACGGCAAGGTGACAGATGTTACGACAGATCCTCATTTTACTGGGACATTATCTACGATCAGTTCTTTATTCAATATGATGGATAGCGCTGAGCATCAGGATAAGATTAGCGTAGTGCAGCATGTTAGAAATCAACAGCAACGCGTACACACGTCTTTTTTAGTTCCTCATTCACAGGATGATCTTCTAAAACGAAGGATCGCTTTTGAAGCTTGGAGCAGAGCGACTTCAGGCGTAATGAGCCGTTTGTCCGATTATGCCCGATCTCGTTTAACAGGTTGGTACGGAAACCGATTGACATATGACACTTTCGATAAGCATTTTGCTGAAAAAATAAAAACGTATTACGAAAAAGCACGAGATGAAAACCGTTTTCTAACGGTTGTTCAGCGAGATCCGCAGATTAACCGGGGTGTGAGTGGCGAGGTTCTTGCCGAAGATCTTGGCCTTCTTCGTATCACAAGAAAAACCAGCGAAGGGGTGTATGTGAGTGGAGGCAAGATGATTGCTACAGCCGCTCCGTATTCCAACGATCTTATCGTGTTTCCTGTTGCAAAGTGGGGTGAAAACGAGAAGGCATTAGCTAGTGCGCTGATTGTTCCGGCGAACAGCAAGGGCTTGCATATGATTTGCAGAGCAGGGTTTAATTCTGAGAATGTGGCGCGTGCTGATTATCCGCTTAGTTCTGCTTTTGATGAGATGGACGCGGTTTTGATTTTTGACGATGTTCTAATTCCATGGGAAAGAGTATTATTATATGAAAATCCTAATGCGGTTTGGCAGTTTAAAAATGATCCTGTCGCAAACGCTCTTGCCTATCATCAAGCGATCGTTCGCCTTCAAGTAAAACTGGAGTTCACAGCCGCGATTGGATACGCTATTGCAGAAAGCATCGGCGCCAATCAGTATTTACACGTACAAGAAAAATTAGGTGAACTCCTTATGCAGAGTGAAACGATAAAAGGGCTTGTCATTGCGAGTGAATCGGCGGGGAAGTTTAATGATCAAGGCATTTTTCTGCCTCACTTTTCGTTTATTGAAACAGCAAGAAATCTCGGAACCTCGTATTATCCGCGCGCGATTGAATTGTTGCAGCTGATCGGAGCAGGAGGATTCATTCAAACGCCATCTGTTATCGCTGATTTCGACGGTCCGATCGGCCATCTGTTGGAAAAGTACTATAGAGGTAAAAACATTGATGCTGTTGAAAAGACAAAATTGTTTAAATTAGCGTGGGATTTGATAGGCAGTTCGTTGGGCTCGAGACACGAATTGTACGAGCGCTTCTATGCCGGCGATCCTATCCGAAATAAAGCTGCTCAGTATGCAGGGTATGATAAAGCGGACCTTAGGAAGATACTTAATTTGTATTTGTGA
- the fabZ gene encoding 3-hydroxyacyl-ACP dehydratase FabZ, with product MLTIEEIKEIIPHRYPFLLIDRILEVEEGERAVGIKNVTANEEFFNGHFPEYPVMPGVLIVEALAQVGAVAMLKKEENRGRLAFFAGIDNCRFKKQVVPGDQLRLEVEMTRVRGSIGKGKGIATVDGQVACEVEITFALGK from the coding sequence ATGTTAACGATTGAAGAAATTAAAGAAATCATTCCGCACCGTTACCCGTTCTTGCTGATCGACCGCATCTTAGAAGTAGAAGAGGGAGAGCGTGCTGTTGGAATCAAGAACGTTACAGCAAACGAAGAATTCTTCAACGGCCACTTCCCAGAGTACCCGGTTATGCCAGGCGTACTGATCGTAGAAGCACTTGCTCAAGTAGGTGCAGTCGCGATGCTGAAGAAAGAAGAAAACCGCGGACGTCTAGCATTTTTCGCAGGCATTGATAACTGCCGCTTCAAAAAGCAAGTCGTACCAGGCGATCAACTTCGCCTTGAAGTTGAGATGACACGTGTGCGTGGTTCGATCGGTAAAGGCAAAGGAATCGCAACTGTGGATGGCCAAGTAGCCTGCGAAGTCGAGATCACCTTCGCACTAGGCAAATAG
- a CDS encoding alpha-amylase family glycosyl hydrolase, with protein MKSRNRVSWLLLFTLILQTFASALLIQPSSTKAVERTVTLVGDLQSELGGSSDWNPADTATKMELQPNGKYKLTGKLPAGTYEYKVAINGSWDENYGVDGKQGGDNYKLTIDTEKEVTFVYDDTTHKLTIPEPLPAEKTPRIVGDIQPDIGAGGEWTPGESTALLQDEDGDNIYTYTAQVPKGKHEFKIVLGNNWDAPNYPTDNLKLNVLKDSEITFFYNHDTKEVYTNYDAGLPDGSVNAGKLHHDTWNEAFRAPFGAIKAGQDVTLRLQTKKGDLTGAKLYLRNYNSGNTTVKDMVNAGWTTVNGEDIELWEATVTPEEKGVYGYKFTARDADAVKEYGEDTGEGGKGAAADTNAALFQMTVYDPSYKTPDWMKESVVYQIFPDRFYNGNKKNDKAKTTARGTEPIEHRDWNELPDNPRQAETEGYDGDEIWSNDFFGGDIAGIQKKLDYIESLGVNTLYLNPVAHAASNHKYDATDYKAMDPMFGSPEEFKAFTKELKKRKMHLILDGVFNHVGDDSIYFDRYGKYKTVGAYEYWASIYDLMSSKGLTETEAKKQTEAKFKKEGQEFSPYGFHNWFNIENEKVNGVYKYQAWWGFDSLPEIKSIPGEAVDYDSELNNKPFADYIMYDKDSAAKSWLDRGASGWRLDVANEVDTEFWREFRKELKEGKKEDPLILGEIWDDASEYFLGDLYDSVMNYRFRGAMIDYLKNGNAEGAENQMNAVFEDYPQEAFYALMNLMGSHDTPRAAFILGNGTDSYERAELDPKYDHELGVKRLKLAAILQMGYAGAPTLYYGDEAGVTGSKDPDDRRTYPWGSEDKDLIKHYQNIGKVRSDYHDLFSYGELHHLYAEKDVLAYARTDKKNAALVITNRGNEDKTVELDVKKLIVNNVKLTDQLNKKYKTAVKDGKLTVTVPAMSGRMLVSDKHQNLKAPKAVKDVKASESSHAVSLFWKGDAKRYAIYQTTISGAFYEKVAETKGNSIKIDNLNNGRKYYFAVVAIDKNNNESLKTESKAAIPHVALKDGNYNISNVTALKNGVIDLSNPQTVSADIKITGETETDLAEGLQSELQVKEPGKTNWTSHKGTYTAQNGEYNTFSADFLPFKEGAYQYRYAFSTDLGRTWVTSETKTVTFTKGDDTTAPATSVTLEEPAQESGQVNLKWSVEGANEPYLFTIVRDGEVIDQVLDTSATTYKDLNVTNGKVYSYEVHIYDKAGNSVKSNAVQVTPDLVMVKVTMKVNAPAYTPQGVDVTMPGSKNGWNTGAWKMTRGGAVTNDYEYTFEAQEGEVITYKYAKNSSWDQEGLADHTPGNPNDDDVSYYGYGATGTDLSFVVTNQGGNAMVVQDKILRWIDMPVVVTSHTDGQTVTSDTITLKGNAIKEGVMTINGQPVTINNDMSFSHTVNLNAGENKLNIHIEPSEENKTTIFKNDGGAIGKNTKDIVMTINKN; from the coding sequence ATGAAATCTCGCAACAGAGTTTCTTGGTTACTGCTTTTTACGCTAATTTTGCAAACGTTTGCATCTGCATTACTCATACAACCATCTTCAACAAAAGCTGTGGAGCGCACCGTGACGCTTGTTGGAGATCTGCAATCTGAACTTGGCGGTTCAAGTGACTGGAACCCTGCAGACACTGCTACAAAAATGGAACTTCAACCGAACGGAAAGTACAAGCTTACTGGAAAACTTCCTGCCGGCACCTATGAATACAAGGTGGCGATCAATGGTTCTTGGGATGAGAACTATGGAGTGGACGGAAAACAAGGTGGCGACAACTACAAGCTGACGATCGACACGGAAAAAGAAGTGACATTCGTTTACGACGATACGACTCATAAATTAACGATTCCAGAACCACTTCCTGCCGAAAAAACACCGCGAATCGTAGGTGACATCCAGCCGGATATCGGAGCAGGTGGCGAGTGGACACCTGGTGAATCAACCGCTCTTTTACAAGATGAAGACGGTGACAACATCTACACATACACCGCACAAGTGCCAAAAGGAAAGCACGAATTTAAGATTGTGCTCGGCAACAATTGGGATGCACCAAATTACCCGACAGACAACTTGAAATTGAACGTACTAAAAGACTCAGAGATCACGTTTTTCTACAATCATGACACAAAAGAAGTGTACACGAACTATGACGCGGGTCTTCCTGATGGCAGCGTGAACGCAGGCAAGCTTCACCATGATACATGGAACGAAGCGTTTCGCGCGCCGTTTGGAGCGATCAAAGCTGGACAAGACGTAACACTGCGCCTTCAAACGAAAAAGGGCGATCTGACTGGCGCAAAGCTATATCTTCGTAACTATAACTCCGGCAATACAACGGTAAAAGATATGGTGAATGCTGGCTGGACGACAGTGAACGGCGAAGACATTGAGCTGTGGGAAGCTACAGTTACACCTGAAGAAAAAGGTGTGTACGGCTATAAATTCACCGCGCGTGATGCAGATGCGGTAAAAGAATATGGAGAAGATACGGGTGAAGGTGGAAAAGGAGCAGCAGCCGATACGAACGCCGCTCTATTCCAGATGACCGTGTACGATCCGTCTTATAAAACACCTGACTGGATGAAAGAGTCGGTTGTGTATCAGATTTTCCCGGACCGTTTTTATAACGGAAACAAAAAGAACGATAAAGCAAAAACAACAGCGCGTGGCACTGAGCCGATCGAGCACAGAGATTGGAATGAGCTGCCAGACAACCCTCGTCAAGCAGAAACAGAAGGCTATGATGGAGACGAAATTTGGTCGAACGATTTCTTTGGCGGCGATATTGCTGGTATCCAGAAGAAATTAGACTATATCGAGTCACTTGGCGTTAATACACTTTACTTAAACCCGGTCGCACATGCAGCATCCAACCATAAGTATGATGCGACGGACTATAAAGCGATGGATCCGATGTTTGGGTCACCAGAAGAATTTAAGGCTTTTACAAAAGAACTAAAAAAACGCAAGATGCATTTGATCCTTGATGGTGTATTCAACCATGTTGGAGACGATTCGATCTATTTTGACCGTTACGGCAAATATAAAACGGTCGGAGCGTACGAATATTGGGCAAGCATCTACGACTTGATGAGTTCAAAAGGTCTAACAGAAACAGAAGCAAAAAAACAAACAGAAGCGAAGTTCAAGAAAGAAGGACAAGAGTTTAGTCCATACGGCTTCCATAACTGGTTTAACATTGAGAATGAAAAAGTGAACGGTGTTTATAAATACCAAGCATGGTGGGGCTTTGACTCACTTCCTGAGATCAAATCGATTCCAGGTGAAGCGGTAGACTATGATTCAGAGTTGAACAACAAGCCGTTCGCAGACTATATCATGTATGACAAAGATTCTGCTGCAAAATCGTGGCTAGATCGTGGTGCATCAGGCTGGCGATTGGACGTTGCGAACGAAGTAGATACAGAGTTTTGGAGAGAGTTCCGAAAAGAACTTAAGGAAGGTAAGAAAGAAGATCCATTAATCCTAGGTGAGATCTGGGATGATGCGTCTGAATACTTCCTTGGTGATCTGTATGATTCGGTTATGAACTACCGTTTCCGCGGTGCGATGATCGATTACTTGAAGAACGGTAACGCAGAAGGTGCAGAGAACCAGATGAACGCCGTGTTTGAAGATTACCCACAAGAAGCGTTTTATGCGTTGATGAACTTGATGGGATCTCATGACACACCACGGGCAGCGTTTATCCTTGGAAACGGAACAGATTCTTACGAGCGTGCTGAGCTGGATCCGAAGTACGATCATGAGCTAGGTGTGAAACGACTGAAGCTTGCGGCAATCTTACAGATGGGCTATGCAGGAGCACCGACTCTTTATTATGGAGATGAAGCGGGTGTTACGGGTTCTAAAGATCCGGATGACCGCAGAACGTATCCATGGGGCTCTGAAGACAAAGATCTGATCAAGCATTATCAAAATATCGGAAAAGTACGTAGTGATTACCACGATCTCTTCAGTTATGGTGAGCTTCACCATCTATACGCTGAAAAAGATGTGCTAGCATACGCTCGTACAGATAAGAAAAATGCAGCTCTTGTAATCACAAACCGCGGCAACGAAGATAAGACCGTTGAACTGGACGTGAAGAAGCTGATCGTAAACAACGTAAAGCTAACAGATCAGCTGAACAAAAAGTACAAAACAGCTGTAAAGGATGGAAAGCTAACAGTAACTGTTCCTGCGATGAGTGGTCGTATGCTCGTTTCAGATAAGCACCAGAATCTGAAAGCGCCAAAAGCGGTGAAAGATGTAAAAGCGTCAGAAAGCAGTCACGCAGTTTCACTTTTCTGGAAAGGTGACGCAAAACGTTACGCAATCTATCAAACTACGATCTCTGGTGCTTTTTATGAAAAAGTAGCAGAAACGAAAGGCAACTCAATTAAGATTGATAACTTGAACAACGGACGCAAGTATTATTTTGCAGTGGTTGCCATTGATAAAAACAACAACGAATCTCTAAAAACAGAATCAAAAGCTGCGATTCCTCATGTGGCGTTAAAGGACGGAAACTATAACATTTCAAATGTAACAGCGTTAAAGAATGGTGTGATCGACCTATCTAACCCACAAACGGTTTCAGCTGATATCAAAATCACAGGTGAAACAGAAACAGATCTTGCAGAAGGCTTACAGAGTGAGCTGCAAGTAAAAGAGCCAGGCAAAACGAACTGGACATCTCATAAAGGGACGTACACCGCTCAAAACGGAGAATATAACACGTTTAGCGCAGATTTCTTACCTTTTAAAGAAGGAGCGTATCAATATCGTTATGCGTTCTCAACCGATTTAGGGAGAACGTGGGTGACGAGTGAAACAAAGACGGTTACCTTTACAAAAGGCGATGACACGACTGCTCCTGCAACATCAGTAACATTAGAAGAACCAGCGCAAGAATCAGGACAAGTGAATCTGAAATGGTCTGTAGAAGGCGCGAACGAGCCTTATCTGTTCACGATTGTGCGTGATGGAGAAGTTATCGACCAAGTTCTCGATACGAGTGCCACAACGTACAAAGATCTGAATGTAACGAACGGAAAAGTCTACAGTTACGAAGTGCACATCTACGACAAAGCCGGTAACAGCGTGAAGTCGAACGCCGTTCAGGTTACGCCTGACCTTGTTATGGTAAAAGTCACAATGAAAGTAAACGCACCAGCTTATACACCACAAGGCGTCGATGTGACGATGCCAGGCAGCAAGAACGGCTGGAACACAGGTGCGTGGAAGATGACGCGTGGCGGTGCAGTAACGAACGATTATGAATATACGTTTGAAGCGCAAGAAGGCGAAGTGATTACCTACAAATACGCAAAGAACAGCTCTTGGGATCAAGAAGGTCTTGCTGATCATACACCGGGTAATCCGAATGATGATGATGTAAGTTATTACGGATATGGTGCAACAGGAACAGATTTGAGTTTTGTTGTAACGAACCAAGGCGGCAATGCAATGGTCGTTCAAGATAAGATTTTACGATGGATCGATATGCCGGTTGTCGTTACTTCTCATACGGATGGCCAGACTGTAACATCTGACACGATTACCCTAAAAGGAAATGCCATCAAAGAAGGTGTGATGACGATCAACGGTCAGCCAGTTACAATCAACAATGACATGTCGTTCTCGCACACGGTGAATTTGAATGCAGGAGAGAACAAGCTGAACATTCATATCGAACCGTCAGAAGAGAACAAAACGACTATTTTTAAAAATGACGGCGGCGCAATTGGGAAGAACACGAAAGATATTGTGATGACGATTAATAAGAATTAG
- a CDS encoding GNAT family N-acetyltransferase, with protein sequence MTNTRLTFFNEIHRDALNAFYLPQEQEKFTAMPSDALRKCEKDRGRHPVVIEADDKTVGFVVLHKGENIGDFTANPNAMVIRALSINHPEQGKGFAKEAMLQLPLFVSKHFPEVNELILAVNFKNELAKKLYEKVGFVDRGQIKPGPVGPQYVLHYDV encoded by the coding sequence ATGACAAACACACGACTAACATTCTTTAACGAGATACATCGAGATGCGTTAAACGCGTTCTATTTACCTCAGGAGCAAGAAAAATTCACGGCTATGCCTAGTGATGCCTTAAGAAAGTGTGAAAAAGATAGGGGTCGTCATCCTGTGGTTATTGAAGCTGATGACAAAACAGTAGGTTTTGTCGTTCTGCATAAGGGTGAAAACATTGGAGATTTTACTGCAAACCCGAACGCGATGGTGATTCGTGCATTATCCATCAATCATCCCGAGCAAGGAAAAGGTTTCGCAAAAGAGGCGATGCTGCAGCTTCCTCTATTTGTTTCTAAACATTTTCCAGAAGTAAACGAACTCATCCTAGCTGTAAACTTTAAGAACGAACTAGCAAAAAAGCTTTACGAAAAAGTAGGTTTTGTAGATCGCGGTCAGATCAAACCTGGTCCAGTCGGGCCGCAATATGTGCTGCATTATGATGTTTAA
- a CDS encoding RrF2 family transcriptional regulator: protein MKISSKGEYALRALIVLGAQYPQLVQTKEIARETLVPSNYLEQILLLLKNLGYVKSKRGASGGYTLKRGPSKICIGEVVRDIEGPLAPMSCVSVTSYEHCPLEEQACLLQPLWRLVRDVVANLLDHTTLENLLTGNLPIQSK, encoded by the coding sequence ATGAAGATCTCGAGCAAAGGAGAATATGCGCTTCGAGCGTTGATCGTGTTAGGTGCACAATATCCACAACTGGTTCAAACAAAGGAAATTGCAAGAGAGACCCTTGTTCCTTCGAATTACTTGGAACAGATTCTGTTACTTTTAAAAAACTTAGGCTATGTGAAAAGCAAGAGAGGGGCAAGTGGGGGTTATACGCTTAAAAGAGGACCTTCAAAAATCTGTATTGGTGAAGTTGTTCGTGATATAGAAGGACCGCTCGCCCCGATGAGCTGTGTGAGCGTTACGTCATACGAGCATTGTCCACTCGAGGAACAAGCCTGTCTGCTGCAGCCTTTATGGCGCCTCGTTCGAGATGTTGTTGCCAATCTGCTTGATCACACTACATTAGAGAACTTGCTAACAGGAAATCTTCCAATCCAATCAAAATAA